The DNA segment CTGGTGTCGCCGGATCGCCCGGCGGTACGAGAGGAGCAGTGTCGTGACCCTGGCTTTCGACATCGACTGGCTGGCCGTTCTGATCGTCACCGTGGCCTGCACGGTGCTGGGTGGCGTGTACTTCGGCGCGGTGATTCCCCGGCAGTACGCGGCGGCGATGGGTCGCACCGAGGCCTGGAAGCCGCCGGCCTGGACGTTCGCCGGCCAGGCCGTGGCGACGCTGCTGGTGGTGGTGACCAGCGCGGTGCTGCTGCGCAGTCTGGACGTGCGGGAGATCGGGACGGGATTGGTGTTCGGGCTGGTCGTCGGGGTGGGGTACCTGGCCGCGATGGTGCTGAACATCGCGATCAACCCGAACTTTCCGCATCCGGTGCGGTACACGCTCCTGAACGGCCCGTACTTCGTGATCTCCAGCCTCCTGACCGGCGCGGTCGTCGCCGCCCTGGCCTGACGGGCGCCGTCCGGAGGCGGGCTAGTGGGCCGGGACGGAGAGGCGGGCTCGTTCGGTCGCGACGACCTGGCGGACGAGCTCGGACTCGGACAGGTCGACCGCCTCCGGCGCCGCCGCCAGGTCGCTGTGCCGGGCATACTCGTCGAACGTCTGCGTCTTGCGCGCGAGCAGCTCGACGATCCGCTGGTCGACGCTGTCTTCCGACAGCAGCCGGTGCACCTGCACGGTCTGCACCTGCCCCATCCGGTGGGCGCGCGCGATCGCCTGCGTCTCGGTCGTCGGCTTGAGCTGCGGTTCACAGAGGACGACGACCGACGCCGACTGGATGTTCAGCCCGACCCCACCCGCGACGATCTGGGCGACCAGCGCCGCACCGCCCTCGGCGGCCGAGAACTCGTCGACGAGCTCCTGGCGGCGACCGGCCGGCACCGAGCCGGTCAACGGCCCGAACACCGCGCCCGGCAGCGACCGCGCCACCAGGTCGAGCACCTCGCGGAAGTACGAGAACACCAGCACCCGCCGGTGGTTCTCCTCGGCCTCGGCCACGATCTCCACGAGCCGGCGCATCTTCTCCGACTCGGTCCCCTGAAGCATTCCGGCCTGGCGCATCGCCATGAAGTTGCCCCGCTCCACGGCTTCCCGGTAGGCGATCGAGTCGTCCGCCGACAGCGGGAGCCACTCCTCCACCTCGATGAGCTCCGGCAGCTCGGTGAGGACGTCCTCCTGGTTGCGCCGGAGGTACGCGGGCGCGACCTGGCGCCGGAACGCCCGCGGTGCGCCGGCCCGGGCCGCGGCGACCAGATCGGGGCGCAGGTAGGAGATCAGCGTCCGGAACTCGTCGACGCGGTTCTCGAGCGGCGTGCCGGTGAGCAGGATCGCGCGGTCGGCCTGCTCGATCAGCGCCGTGGTGCGGACGGTCCGCCGGGCGGCCGGGTTCTTGACGTAGTGCGCCTCGTCGACGACGACGCAGGCCAGGTCACCGACCTCGGCCAGCGCCGGGCCCCACCACCCCAGGGTCTCGTACGTCGTGACCGCGACGCCGCCGTCGCGCAGCCACTTCTGGGCGGCGCGCTCCCGATCGGGCCCGTGGACCCGATGCGCCACCAGCCGCGATTTGCTCTCGACCTCGCGGACCCAGTTCGACACCACCGCGGCCGGGCAGACGACGAGGAACCGGTTCGCGCCCCGGCTGCGCAGGTGCGCCAGGACCGCGAGTGCCTCCAGCGTCTTGCCCAGGCCCATCTCGTCGCCGACGAGGACCTTGTGCTGGACGAGCGCGAACCGGGCCGCGAAGCCCTGGTATCCGCGCAGGGAGGCGGTCAGGTACTCGGTGCGGAGCGGCTGTTCGCGGACCGCCTCGATGATGTCTTCGGGCAGGTCGCCGTGGGCGGCGTTCTCGTCTTCGGTGAGGAAGCCGAGTTCGGCGAGCATCGCGATGTAGTCCGCCGGCCGCGCCAGGTAGTCCACCCACGGATCCCCGCCGGGCTCCTCCCGGCCAGCCCGGTTGCCCACCGGCGCCGCACCGGCCCGCGCGGCCGCCGGCTCGGCATCCGGCCGCGCGGCGGTGCGCCCGGCGCCCGGCCGCGCCGCACGTCTACGGCCGGCGTCGAGCATCGCGGCCCGCCGCACGACCGCCGTCATCCCCTCCCGGAGCCCACCCCGCTCCGGCCCACGCCCCGGCGGCGACGGCAACACCAGCAGGTACTCGGTGGTCGGCCGGATCGCCGCTCCCAGCGGCGCCAGCTCCCCCGCCACCCACAAATCGTCGGCCGCCGACCGCGTCTCCCGGTTCGCGTCCCAGTCGGCCAACCGCCTCAGCAACTCCGTCGCTTCGGGCGGACGTCCGTCCACATCGATGCGGACCGGCGTCTCCTCGTGCGTGACGCAGCGCAGCTCGTGGGCCGCACCGAGGATCCGCCTCGTCGTCGTCTCGCCGACGCCCGGGAGCGCGTCCAGGGCCGGGCCGCGGTCGAGCACCTGCTGCACGGTCGTCAGGCGCGCGTCGGCCAGCGCGCCCAGGCGCAGGCGGTCTCGGGTGGCCTGCTTCAGCGCGTCGACCGGCATCGTCTCGAGCAACCGCCGGACCTCGGCCTCGCGCACGCCCTCGCCGGCCTCCCGGGCCGCCGACCGGTACCGGGCCTCCCCGGCGACGGCCGCGGCGATGCGATCGAGCGCCGACGGTAGGCCGGCGAACTCCGCCCGGTCGACGAGAAACGGCGCCGGCCCGTCGTGCGCCGCGACGAGCGGCCAGCCCAGCGACGGCGAGAGCAGCGGAACCGGCGCGCCGGTGAGCGTCCCCATGCGCTCGAGCCGTACCGGAGCCTCGGCCAGCAGGGCCGCGTGTTCGCGGCGGAGGTACTGCGCCGCGGCCTCGGCCGCGCGCCGCTGCGCGGAGCCGACGAAGAACC comes from the Cryptosporangium phraense genome and includes:
- a CDS encoding DEAD/DEAH box helicase; the protein is MDKAERELVRALAGDLEGWSRRAAEVRQWRRRVAAAASEAERVLAARSVVLPFGRVVPFDSSDSDVVRALSDRARLPGADEAFLDRLTGEVRRALDEVAPVLGLRRFFVGSAQRRAAEAAAQYLRREHAALLAEAPVRLERMGTLTGAPVPLLSPSLGWPLVAAHDGPAPFLVDRAEFAGLPSALDRIAAAVAGEARYRSAAREAGEGVREAEVRRLLETMPVDALKQATRDRLRLGALADARLTTVQQVLDRGPALDALPGVGETTTRRILGAAHELRCVTHEETPVRIDVDGRPPEATELLRRLADWDANRETRSAADDLWVAGELAPLGAAIRPTTEYLLVLPSPPGRGPERGGLREGMTAVVRRAAMLDAGRRRAARPGAGRTAARPDAEPAAARAGAAPVGNRAGREEPGGDPWVDYLARPADYIAMLAELGFLTEDENAAHGDLPEDIIEAVREQPLRTEYLTASLRGYQGFAARFALVQHKVLVGDEMGLGKTLEALAVLAHLRSRGANRFLVVCPAAVVSNWVREVESKSRLVAHRVHGPDRERAAQKWLRDGGVAVTTYETLGWWGPALAEVGDLACVVVDEAHYVKNPAARRTVRTTALIEQADRAILLTGTPLENRVDEFRTLISYLRPDLVAAARAGAPRAFRRQVAPAYLRRNQEDVLTELPELIEVEEWLPLSADDSIAYREAVERGNFMAMRQAGMLQGTESEKMRRLVEIVAEAEENHRRVLVFSYFREVLDLVARSLPGAVFGPLTGSVPAGRRQELVDEFSAAEGGAALVAQIVAGGVGLNIQSASVVVLCEPQLKPTTETQAIARAHRMGQVQTVQVHRLLSEDSVDQRIVELLARKTQTFDEYARHSDLAAAPEAVDLSESELVRQVVATERARLSVPAH
- a CDS encoding DUF1761 domain-containing protein, which codes for MTLAFDIDWLAVLIVTVACTVLGGVYFGAVIPRQYAAAMGRTEAWKPPAWTFAGQAVATLLVVVTSAVLLRSLDVREIGTGLVFGLVVGVGYLAAMVLNIAINPNFPHPVRYTLLNGPYFVISSLLTGAVVAALA